The genomic stretch CCGCAGGGTCAAACCCTGTCACCGCATGGTCGCGTGCGAGATTGGCGGCCATGGGCGCGCCCATATTGCCCAGCCCGATAAAGCCGATTTTCATGTTGCATCCTCCCAGATCAATGCATCCTTGCCCAAAGGGGCGGTCATCGCGGTGATGTCATCATCGCTATAGGGCTGCCAGCGCGGGCTGCGGTCGCGGTCGATGATCGCGGCGCGGATGCCTTCGATGAAATCGCCCTGTGCTGCGCAGCGGAATGTATAGCGGAATTCATGGTCGAGCGCGGTTTTGATCTGCGGGTCCTGTCGGACCGCCGCGATGATCCGCGCGGCCACGGCCATGGCCAGCGGGGCGTTGTAATCCAGCAGCGGCAGCGCATGATCGGCAAGCGCGCCGCCTGTCGCCAGCTGCGCCCGGATCATCGCCAGGTCGGGCGCGCAAAAGGCCGCGTCAATGACGCCTTGCCAGTCTTTCAGCCGGCTGTCGGGGGCGGGGCCGGCCTTGATCGCGGCGACATTGCCTGTCGTGGTCAGGATTGATTTCAGCGCCTCCCAATATTGCGCCGGGATGTAATGATCGGCGAAACCCGCATGGATCGCATCGCCCGCATCCATCCGGTCGCCGGTCAGGCCCAGATAGGTCCCCAGATAGCCCGGCGCGCGGGCCAGAAGAAGCGAGCCGCCCACATCCGGCACCAGCCCGATGCTGCATTCGGGCATCGCGATCTTGCTGCCCTCGCAGACGATCCGATGGCTGGCATGGCAGCCGATCCCGACACCGCCGCCCATGGTAAAGCCATGCAGGAAGGTCACGATGGGTTTGGGGTAATCATGGATCTTGCGGTTCAGCCGGTATTCGTCGCGCCAGAACCTCTGGCCATAGCTGAAATCGCCGCGCTGGCCGCTGGCATACATATCCGCGATATCACCGCCTGCGCAAAAGGCACGCTCGCCCGCGCCGTCGATCAGGATCAGCGCGACCTGCGGGTCGCGGGACCAATCATCCAGCGCGGTCTCGATGGCCAGGCACATATCCCAGGTCAGCGCATTCAGCGCCTGGGGCCGGTTGAGCGTGATCAGCCCCGCGCGCCCGTCCTTGCGGATCAGGATATCTGTCATCGGATCATCTGGCGCGCGGTGATCAGGCGCATGATTTCATTGGTGCCTTCGAGGATCTGATGCACCCGCAGGTCGCGCAGGATTTTCTCGATCCCGTAATCGGCCAGATAGCCGTAACCGCCATGCAATTGCAGGCATTGATCGGCCACCATGCTGCCGGTTTCGGTGCAAAGCTTTTTCGCCATGGCGCAGAATTTCGTGGCATCCGGCGCAGCGGTATCCAGTTTCCATGCCGCCTGCCGCAGAAAGATGCGCGCCGATTGCAGCGCGATTTCGGCATCGGCCAGCCGGAATTGCAGCCC from Yoonia vestfoldensis encodes the following:
- a CDS encoding enoyl-CoA hydratase/isomerase family protein; the encoded protein is MTDILIRKDGRAGLITLNRPQALNALTWDMCLAIETALDDWSRDPQVALILIDGAGERAFCAGGDIADMYASGQRGDFSYGQRFWRDEYRLNRKIHDYPKPIVTFLHGFTMGGGVGIGCHASHRIVCEGSKIAMPECSIGLVPDVGGSLLLARAPGYLGTYLGLTGDRMDAGDAIHAGFADHYIPAQYWEALKSILTTTGNVAAIKAGPAPDSRLKDWQGVIDAAFCAPDLAMIRAQLATGGALADHALPLLDYNAPLAMAVAARIIAAVRQDPQIKTALDHEFRYTFRCAAQGDFIEGIRAAIIDRDRSPRWQPYSDDDITAMTAPLGKDALIWEDAT